The Saccharothrix variisporea genome has a segment encoding these proteins:
- a CDS encoding PHP domain-containing protein gives MAGTDRRGFLIGTGLAAGAVLGGGTPARAERRDGYLWLAGDHHVHSQYSNDAMYPVATQVERAARHGLSWLTITDHGNVPFATYSVPPLVADIAAARRDEVMVFTGLEWNIPAGEHTTLMLAPGRGEAGLLQEFVTRFDARVNGTRDGTPANEAIALQALEFLKKAVADRRVDDALVLPNHPSRLGINSPRETRDWRDTAPGIVIGMEGAPGHQAAGLPAPGMARGRGLYDSSPGKFSFPGYPAESYRTWGGFDWATATVGGLWDSLLAEGKPWWITTTSDGHQGCGDWVKNPVDKLDQQGYDTVPYDSEGHTFANTGRFPDPVNAGRPITEYSSFPPGAYNKTWVGVTRRGYREVMQAMREGRMWVCLGDLVAGLDVRLRSRGSHGGVPMGGTARVRRGEVVEVVVKIDLADRPNFAGLVPKLARVDLIVGRVTGPAADRSTLRAPDTKVARSWEVQGDSVELVHRITVDGPFYVRVRGTDGKRSAVGYHGASVDPAGPAMDVVGAADPWEDLWFYSNPIFATTT, from the coding sequence ATGGCGGGCACCGATCGGCGCGGATTCCTCATCGGCACCGGGCTCGCGGCCGGCGCGGTCCTCGGCGGCGGCACCCCGGCCCGCGCCGAACGCCGGGACGGGTACCTGTGGCTGGCCGGCGACCACCACGTCCACAGCCAGTACAGCAACGACGCCATGTACCCGGTGGCCACGCAGGTGGAACGGGCGGCCCGGCACGGCCTGAGTTGGTTGACCATCACCGACCACGGCAACGTCCCCTTCGCCACCTACAGCGTCCCGCCGCTGGTGGCCGACATCGCCGCCGCGCGCCGCGACGAGGTCATGGTGTTCACCGGACTGGAGTGGAACATCCCGGCGGGCGAGCACACCACGCTGATGCTCGCGCCCGGTCGCGGCGAGGCCGGTCTGCTCCAGGAGTTCGTCACCCGGTTCGACGCACGGGTCAACGGCACCCGCGACGGCACGCCGGCCAACGAGGCCATCGCGTTGCAGGCGCTGGAGTTCCTGAAGAAGGCCGTCGCCGACCGCCGCGTCGACGACGCCCTGGTGCTGCCCAACCACCCGTCGCGGCTGGGCATCAACTCCCCGCGGGAGACCCGCGACTGGCGCGACACCGCGCCCGGCATCGTCATCGGCATGGAGGGCGCGCCCGGCCACCAGGCGGCCGGCCTCCCCGCGCCGGGCATGGCCCGCGGCCGGGGCCTGTACGACTCGTCCCCGGGCAAGTTCTCCTTCCCCGGCTACCCCGCCGAGAGCTACCGCACGTGGGGCGGCTTCGACTGGGCGACGGCCACCGTCGGCGGCCTGTGGGACAGCCTGCTCGCCGAGGGCAAGCCGTGGTGGATCACCACCACCTCGGACGGGCACCAGGGGTGCGGCGACTGGGTGAAGAACCCGGTCGACAAGCTGGACCAGCAGGGCTACGACACCGTGCCGTACGACAGCGAGGGCCACACCTTCGCCAACACCGGCCGCTTCCCCGACCCGGTCAACGCCGGCCGCCCGATCACGGAGTACAGCTCGTTCCCGCCCGGCGCGTACAACAAGACGTGGGTCGGCGTGACCCGTCGCGGGTACCGCGAGGTCATGCAGGCCATGCGAGAGGGCCGGATGTGGGTCTGTCTGGGCGATCTCGTGGCCGGCTTGGACGTCCGGTTGCGCTCTCGCGGTTCGCACGGCGGCGTGCCGATGGGCGGCACGGCCCGGGTGCGCCGCGGCGAGGTGGTGGAGGTCGTGGTCAAGATCGACCTGGCCGACCGCCCGAACTTCGCGGGTCTGGTGCCGAAGCTCGCGAGGGTGGACCTGATCGTCGGCCGCGTCACCGGCCCGGCCGCCGACCGGTCGACGCTGCGCGCGCCGGACACCAAGGTCGCGAGGTCGTGGGAGGTCCAGGGCGATTCCGTGGAGCTGGTGCACCGCATCACCGTGGACGGGCCGTTCTACGTCCGCGTCCGAGGCACGGACGGCAAGCGGAGCGCGGTCGGGTACCACGGCGCGTCGGTCGACCCGGCGGGTCCGGCGATGGACGTCGTCGGCGCGGCGGACCCGTGGGAAGACCTGTGGTTCTACTCGAACCCGATCTTCGCCACGACCACCTGA
- a CDS encoding helix-turn-helix domain-containing protein, with protein MGAGRSEPDYPVLWDIACPDRPSRVPGVAMAGFRDRGVTPPALRLIPHPTVTLVLVVGGAIDVRDGGGRRQRGSFATGVGFGDVLRAERVDGFEALQVRLSPVVAHAVLGTTDLGDTAVALDDLWGREAARVSGRLGDLPTWADRFAWVDEWLARRVEEAAPAAPEVSWAWRRIAATRGAVRVEQLAAEVGWSRKRLWSRFQAQVGLPPKRAARLVRFDHAVHHLVAGGDVAGVAADTGYVDQSHLHRDVVSFTGLTPTAVVGEPFLAVDDIAWGRPGPRNARRNS; from the coding sequence ATGGGGGCCGGCCGCTCTGAACCTGACTACCCGGTGTTGTGGGACATCGCCTGCCCCGACCGTCCCAGCCGGGTGCCCGGCGTCGCCATGGCCGGGTTCCGCGACCGCGGCGTCACCCCGCCCGCGCTCCGGCTGATCCCGCACCCGACCGTGACCCTCGTCCTGGTGGTCGGCGGCGCGATCGACGTGCGGGACGGCGGTGGGCGACGGCAGCGGGGGAGTTTCGCCACCGGGGTGGGGTTCGGCGATGTCCTGCGCGCCGAGCGGGTGGACGGTTTCGAGGCCTTGCAAGTGCGCCTGTCCCCGGTGGTCGCGCACGCGGTGCTGGGCACCACCGACCTGGGGGACACCGCCGTGGCTCTCGACGACCTCTGGGGTCGGGAGGCGGCCCGGGTCAGCGGCCGGCTGGGCGACCTGCCGACGTGGGCGGACCGCTTCGCGTGGGTGGACGAGTGGCTGGCCCGCCGGGTCGAGGAGGCCGCCCCGGCCGCGCCGGAGGTGTCGTGGGCGTGGCGCCGGATCGCCGCCACGCGGGGCGCGGTCCGCGTCGAGCAGTTGGCGGCGGAGGTCGGGTGGAGCCGCAAACGCCTGTGGTCCCGCTTCCAGGCGCAGGTCGGCCTGCCGCCCAAGCGCGCGGCGAGACTGGTCCGCTTCGACCACGCCGTCCACCACCTCGTCGCCGGCGGGGACGTGGCCGGGGTGGCGGCCGACACCGGCTACGTCGACCAGTCCCACCTGCACCGCGACGTCGTGTCCTTCACCGGCCTGACCCCCACCGCGGTGGTCGGGGAACCGTTCCTCGCGGTGGACGACATCGCCTGGGGCCGGCCCGGCCCGCGCAACGCCCGGCGGAACTCCTGA
- a CDS encoding class I SAM-dependent methyltransferase, with protein sequence MGATELYDNIGTGYPLGRRTDPRWMAVILAALGTARSIANVGAGTGNYEPGDRTVVALEPSTEMIRQRPRGAGPAVRAVAEALPLRDRAADAALAVLTVHHWTDWRAGLAELRRVAPRQVVLAYDTRRHTEFWFVHEYVPEIADLELTRPSADDIAHELGADSVTPLPLPWDFTDGVFPAYWRRPEAYLDPRVRRACSALAQTDPDAVERGIRRLREDLRSGRWHEQHRDLLGLDQWDAGFRLIVSSG encoded by the coding sequence ATGGGCGCGACGGAGCTGTACGACAACATCGGCACGGGCTACCCGCTGGGCCGCCGCACCGACCCGCGGTGGATGGCGGTTATCCTCGCCGCGCTCGGCACCGCCCGGTCGATCGCCAACGTGGGCGCGGGCACCGGCAACTACGAGCCCGGGGACCGGACGGTCGTCGCCCTCGAACCGTCCACGGAGATGATCCGCCAACGACCCCGCGGGGCGGGGCCGGCCGTCCGCGCGGTCGCCGAGGCGCTGCCGCTGCGGGACCGCGCCGCCGACGCCGCGTTGGCCGTGCTCACCGTCCACCACTGGACGGACTGGCGGGCCGGGCTCGCCGAGTTGCGCCGGGTGGCGCCTCGACAGGTCGTGCTGGCCTACGACACCCGGCGGCACACCGAGTTCTGGTTCGTGCACGAGTACGTGCCCGAGATCGCCGACCTGGAGCTGACTCGCCCCTCCGCCGACGACATCGCGCACGAACTGGGCGCGGACAGCGTCACGCCCCTGCCGCTGCCGTGGGACTTCACAGATGGCGTGTTCCCCGCGTACTGGCGACGCCCGGAGGCCTACCTCGACCCGCGCGTCCGCCGCGCCTGTTCCGCCCTCGCGCAGACCGATCCCGACGCGGTCGAGCGCGGCATCCGCCGGCTGCGCGAGGACCTGCGCAGCGGTCGGTGGCACGAACAGCACCGTGACCTGCTCGGCCTCGACCAGTGGGACGCCGGCTTCCGGCTCATCGTGTCGAGCGGCTGA
- a CDS encoding ThuA domain-containing protein, whose product MASSSRLGRRRWSVAAVVLALLGSLAVTAAPAQAHPGHGEETFKALVFSKTAGFRHPSIPTGIAAIQQLGEDHGFTVDNTEDAAAFTDANLAQYEVVIFLSTTGDVLDATQQAAFERYIKAGGGYAGVHAAADTEYDWAWYGDLVGSYFADHPAPQDATIKVTDPAHPSTAQLPQTWRRFDEWYNYRTDPSAKAHVLAELDETSYSGGKMGSSHPISWCQDFDGGRSWYTGLGHTDESFAEPAFLDHLLKGIQTAAGAVDADCTATRTNAFEKVTLDDTTANPMELTIADDGRVFYIDRNGAVRIVRPDGAVVTAGTLNVYTGQEFGLLGIALDPNFATTNNIYLYYSPAGSESVDRVSRFTLQGDTIVPGSEKVVLTITTQREQCCHAGGALEFDNDGNLYITTGDNSNPFASDGYAPLDETPGRAPWDSQRSSANSNNLNGKILRITPQPDGTYTVPAGNMFPPGTDKTRPEIYAMGFRNPFRIGLDPKTNKLQVADYGPDAGSSNPQRGPDGRVEWNIVDRPGFYGWPYCVGDNTPYVDYDFATGVSGAQFDCAHPVNNSPNNTGLTELPAAIGTKIWQGKTSTGNPEIGGSGAPMAGGTYRYDPQSTSTRKWPAYWDGKAIWGDWNDGRLFSLQLNAEGTSVVDISRMLPGMSFNRVHAMQFGPDGALYMIEWGSGFGGNNADSGVYRIDYVRGDRSPVAVAKADKTSGHAPLTVRFDSAGSRDPDGDPLTFAWDFDGDGTTDSTETAPSHTYTANGDYTARLTVTDGGGRSAVANVRIVVGNTPPVVTLTLPADGGFIDFGDQVSYKVTVTDAEDGTVDCQDVIVQPGLGHDEHSHGYEQYRGCEGLALMSGDEGHVGANIFGVLTAKYTDKGAPGSAALTGESIVVLQPKHKEAEFYTATGRTADGIGEDSPGVQRETTSDTGGGENIGFITDGDWFSLRPATLQGIDQVRFRVAGASEGGRLEVRVGAPDGPLAGTASFAGTGGWQTWTTVTAELADDVPAGSELFFVTRRPEGTSTTGYLANLNWLEFAGRGVTHNQRPAVDVSTSTATGTAPLKVDFTASATDPDGDTPISYTWVFGDGGTATGASVSHTYTAPGTFTAKVTATDSRGASGSKTVPITVRSPDVTCFSGRSDDFTGTTLDRGRWTTVVRENQQLAVRDGHLVIPSASSDIYGTTNNTPNIVLQDLPSGPFQATAKLRFPARRAYQQAGLVIYGDDDNYAKMVLEGRSDTDDAANRIFQFIREEAGSPNEVGESNTAPLGAAYPDTVWVRFTSDGQNLTASYSADGQAFTAMPQTKALAGMVNPKIGLLSLVGGGGDRPVVDAEFDWFTVVPDDTATADPNDDFTGSALDGCRWNAVVRPNPAAYGVTDGSLRIDTSNGDIYGGATDAPSNFILQRAPEGDWVIETEVDASAFDERYQQAGLIAYLDDANYVKLDQLAVNEAGTPVQRAVEVRTESGDVVGQPQPSASVTGGVWHLRLAKSGTTYTGSYSADGQTWTALEPVVNANLTGARIGLFALGGAQTAAKPALFRHFLLTTDRTAPVLSVATDPATPGAGGWWTTPVTVTASAVDNQPGAVRVEYRVGTGAWTAYTAPLSFADDGERVVTFRATDAAGNVSAEQSTTVKVDRTAPRLTVKTDNSPGPEGWWTTKALVSATATDDTSGGPVLQHRVDGGPWVPYTGPVAVGDGTHQVAVRATDAAGNTSAEQVVQVKVDTAPPVTKAQRGTAANRVKLTATDATSGVARTEYRISGGKWQVYRGGEIKVKPDGKQYVEYRSIDAAGNVEPTGRYTPRPGHDDCWQDI is encoded by the coding sequence ATGGCGAGTTCGTCCAGGCTCGGGCGGAGACGGTGGTCGGTCGCCGCGGTCGTGCTGGCGTTGTTGGGGTCGCTCGCCGTCACCGCCGCCCCCGCGCAGGCCCACCCCGGCCACGGCGAGGAGACGTTCAAGGCCCTCGTCTTCAGCAAGACCGCCGGCTTCCGCCACCCCTCCATCCCGACCGGCATCGCCGCGATCCAACAGCTCGGCGAAGACCACGGCTTCACGGTGGACAACACCGAGGACGCCGCCGCGTTCACCGACGCCAACCTCGCCCAGTACGAGGTCGTGATCTTCCTCTCCACCACCGGCGACGTCCTCGACGCCACCCAGCAGGCCGCGTTCGAGCGCTACATCAAGGCCGGCGGCGGGTACGCGGGCGTGCACGCCGCCGCCGACACCGAGTACGACTGGGCCTGGTACGGCGACCTCGTCGGCTCCTACTTCGCCGACCACCCCGCCCCGCAGGACGCGACCATCAAGGTCACCGACCCCGCGCACCCCTCCACCGCGCAGCTGCCGCAAACCTGGCGGCGCTTCGACGAGTGGTACAACTACCGCACCGACCCCTCCGCCAAGGCGCACGTGCTGGCCGAGCTGGACGAGACGTCCTACAGCGGCGGCAAGATGGGCTCCAGCCACCCGATCTCCTGGTGCCAGGACTTCGACGGCGGGCGCTCCTGGTACACCGGCCTGGGCCACACCGACGAGTCCTTCGCCGAACCGGCCTTCCTGGACCACCTGCTCAAGGGCATCCAGACCGCGGCCGGCGCCGTGGACGCCGACTGCACGGCCACCCGCACCAACGCCTTCGAGAAGGTCACCCTCGACGACACCACGGCCAACCCGATGGAGCTCACGATCGCCGACGACGGCCGCGTGTTCTACATCGACCGCAACGGCGCGGTCCGCATCGTCCGCCCGGACGGCGCGGTGGTCACCGCGGGCACGCTGAACGTCTACACCGGACAGGAGTTCGGCCTCCTCGGCATCGCGCTCGACCCGAACTTCGCCACCACCAACAACATCTACCTCTACTACTCCCCCGCCGGCAGCGAATCCGTCGACCGGGTCTCCCGGTTCACGCTGCAAGGCGACACGATCGTCCCCGGCAGCGAGAAGGTCGTGCTGACCATCACCACCCAGCGCGAGCAGTGCTGCCACGCCGGCGGCGCGCTGGAGTTCGACAACGACGGCAACCTCTACATCACCACCGGCGACAACTCCAACCCGTTCGCCTCGGACGGCTACGCGCCGCTGGACGAGACCCCCGGCCGCGCGCCCTGGGACTCGCAGCGCTCCTCGGCCAACAGCAACAACCTCAACGGCAAGATCCTGCGCATCACCCCGCAGCCGGACGGCACCTACACCGTCCCGGCGGGCAACATGTTCCCGCCCGGCACGGACAAGACCCGGCCCGAGATCTACGCGATGGGCTTCCGCAACCCGTTCCGCATCGGCCTGGACCCGAAGACCAACAAGCTCCAGGTCGCCGACTACGGCCCCGACGCCGGCAGCAGCAACCCGCAGCGCGGTCCGGACGGCCGCGTCGAGTGGAACATCGTGGACCGGCCCGGTTTCTACGGCTGGCCGTACTGCGTGGGCGACAACACCCCGTACGTCGACTACGACTTCGCCACCGGCGTGTCCGGCGCGCAGTTCGACTGCGCCCACCCGGTGAACAACTCCCCCAACAACACCGGCCTCACCGAGCTGCCCGCCGCGATCGGCACGAAGATCTGGCAGGGCAAGACCAGCACGGGCAACCCGGAGATCGGCGGCAGCGGCGCGCCGATGGCGGGCGGCACCTACCGGTACGACCCGCAGTCGACCTCCACGCGCAAGTGGCCGGCCTACTGGGACGGCAAGGCGATCTGGGGCGACTGGAACGACGGACGGCTGTTCTCCTTGCAGCTCAACGCCGAGGGCACCAGCGTCGTCGACATCAGCCGGATGCTGCCGGGCATGTCGTTCAACCGGGTGCACGCCATGCAGTTCGGCCCGGACGGCGCGCTGTACATGATCGAGTGGGGCTCCGGGTTCGGCGGCAACAACGCCGACAGCGGCGTCTACCGCATCGACTACGTGCGCGGCGACCGCAGCCCGGTCGCGGTGGCCAAGGCGGACAAGACCTCCGGGCACGCGCCGCTGACCGTGCGGTTCGACTCGGCCGGGTCGCGCGACCCGGACGGCGACCCGCTGACCTTCGCGTGGGACTTCGACGGCGACGGCACCACCGACAGCACCGAGACCGCGCCGAGCCACACCTACACCGCCAACGGCGACTACACCGCCCGGCTCACCGTCACCGACGGGGGCGGCCGGTCGGCGGTGGCCAACGTGCGGATCGTCGTCGGCAACACCCCGCCCGTGGTCACGCTGACCCTGCCCGCGGACGGCGGCTTCATCGACTTCGGCGACCAGGTGTCCTACAAGGTCACGGTCACCGACGCCGAGGACGGCACGGTCGACTGCCAGGACGTGATCGTGCAGCCCGGCCTGGGCCACGACGAGCACTCCCACGGCTACGAGCAGTACCGCGGCTGCGAGGGCCTCGCGCTGATGTCGGGCGACGAGGGCCACGTGGGCGCGAACATCTTCGGCGTCCTCACCGCGAAGTACACCGACAAGGGCGCCCCGGGCTCCGCCGCCCTCACCGGCGAGTCGATCGTCGTGCTCCAGCCCAAGCACAAGGAAGCCGAGTTCTACACCGCGACCGGCCGCACCGCGGACGGCATCGGCGAGGACTCGCCGGGCGTGCAGAGGGAGACCACCTCCGACACCGGCGGCGGCGAGAACATCGGGTTCATCACCGATGGTGACTGGTTCTCGCTGCGCCCGGCCACGCTCCAGGGCATCGACCAGGTGCGGTTCCGCGTCGCGGGGGCGTCGGAGGGCGGTCGACTGGAGGTCCGCGTCGGCGCACCGGACGGCCCGCTCGCGGGCACGGCGAGCTTCGCCGGCACCGGCGGCTGGCAGACCTGGACCACCGTCACCGCCGAGCTCGCCGACGACGTCCCGGCCGGGTCCGAGCTGTTCTTCGTCACCCGCCGCCCGGAGGGCACCTCCACGACCGGCTACCTGGCCAACCTGAACTGGCTGGAGTTCGCCGGTCGCGGCGTCACGCACAACCAGCGCCCCGCGGTCGACGTCTCCACCTCGACCGCCACGGGCACCGCGCCGTTGAAGGTCGACTTCACGGCGTCGGCCACCGACCCGGACGGCGACACCCCGATCAGCTACACGTGGGTGTTCGGCGACGGCGGCACCGCCACGGGCGCGTCGGTCAGCCACACCTACACCGCGCCCGGCACGTTCACCGCCAAGGTGACCGCGACGGACTCGCGCGGCGCGAGCGGCTCGAAGACCGTCCCGATCACCGTCCGCTCGCCCGACGTGACCTGCTTCTCCGGCCGCTCGGACGACTTCACCGGCACCACGCTCGACCGGGGTCGGTGGACCACCGTCGTGCGGGAGAACCAGCAGCTCGCGGTGCGCGACGGGCACCTGGTGATCCCGTCCGCGTCCTCGGACATCTACGGGACCACCAACAACACGCCCAACATCGTGCTCCAGGACCTGCCCTCCGGCCCGTTCCAGGCCACGGCCAAGCTGCGCTTCCCGGCGCGGCGCGCCTACCAGCAGGCCGGTCTGGTCATCTACGGCGACGACGACAACTACGCCAAGATGGTGCTCGAAGGCCGGTCGGACACCGACGACGCGGCGAACCGGATCTTCCAGTTCATCCGCGAGGAAGCCGGGTCGCCCAACGAGGTCGGTGAGTCCAATACGGCGCCGCTGGGCGCCGCGTACCCCGACACCGTGTGGGTGCGGTTCACCAGCGACGGGCAGAACCTGACCGCGTCCTACAGCGCGGACGGACAGGCGTTCACCGCGATGCCGCAGACCAAGGCGTTGGCGGGCATGGTGAACCCGAAGATCGGCCTGCTCTCGCTGGTCGGCGGCGGCGGTGACCGCCCGGTCGTGGACGCCGAGTTCGACTGGTTCACCGTCGTCCCCGACGACACCGCCACGGCAGACCCGAACGACGACTTCACCGGCAGCGCGCTCGACGGGTGCCGCTGGAACGCCGTCGTCCGCCCGAACCCGGCCGCGTACGGCGTCACGGACGGCAGCCTGCGCATCGACACCAGCAACGGCGACATCTACGGCGGCGCGACCGACGCCCCGAGCAACTTCATCCTCCAGCGCGCGCCCGAGGGCGACTGGGTGATCGAGACGGAGGTGGACGCGTCGGCGTTCGACGAGCGCTACCAGCAGGCGGGCCTGATCGCCTACCTGGACGACGCGAACTACGTGAAGCTGGACCAGCTCGCCGTCAACGAGGCCGGCACGCCGGTCCAGCGGGCGGTCGAGGTGCGGACCGAGAGCGGTGACGTGGTCGGCCAACCGCAGCCCAGCGCCAGTGTGACCGGCGGCGTGTGGCACCTGCGACTGGCCAAGTCCGGCACCACCTACACCGGTTCGTACAGCGCCGACGGGCAGACGTGGACGGCCCTGGAGCCGGTCGTCAACGCGAACCTGACCGGGGCGCGGATCGGCCTGTTCGCCCTGGGCGGGGCCCAGACCGCCGCGAAACCCGCGCTCTTCCGGCACTTCCTGCTCACCACCGACCGGACCGCTCCGGTGCTGTCGGTCGCCACCGACCCGGCGACGCCGGGCGCGGGCGGCTGGTGGACCACCCCGGTGACCGTCACGGCGTCCGCCGTCGACAACCAGCCGGGCGCGGTGCGCGTCGAGTACCGGGTCGGGACGGGTGCGTGGACCGCTTACACCGCACCGCTCTCCTTCGCCGACGACGGTGAGCGTGTGGTGACGTTCCGCGCGACCGACGCGGCGGGCAACGTCTCGGCCGAGCAGTCGACCACCGTCAAGGTCGACCGCACCGCCCCGCGCCTGACCGTGAAGACGGACAACTCCCCCGGCCCCGAGGGCTGGTGGACCACGAAGGCGCTGGTGTCGGCCACGGCCACCGACGACACGTCCGGCGGCCCGGTCCTGCAACACCGGGTGGACGGCGGCCCGTGGGTCCCCTACACCGGTCCGGTGGCGGTCGGCGACGGCACCCACCAGGTGGCGGTGCGGGCCACCGACGCGGCCGGCAACACCAGTGCCGAACAGGTGGTCCAGGTGAAGGTCGACACCGCACCCCCGGTCACGAAGGCCCAACGGGGAACGGCCGCCAACCGCGTCAAGCTCACCGCAACCGACGCCACCTCCGGCGTGGCCCGCACGGAGTACCGCATCTCGGGCGGCAAGTGGCAGGTCTACCGGGGCGGGGAGATCAAGGTCAAGCCGGACGGCAAGCAGTACGTGGAGTACCGGTCGATCGACGCGGCCGGCAACGTCGAACCCACCGGCCGCTACACCCCGCGGCCGGGCCACGACGACTGCTGGCAGGACATCTGA
- a CDS encoding jacalin-like lectin, which translates to MRMARLAVCVAAGLITAVLPWTPAAAVQVPVQVPVQVSASSGTFSVLSYNVAGLPEGLSSGNPEANTPVIGQRIKPYDVVHVQEDFNYHASLYANDTHPYRTPTSGGAAFGDGLNTLSNYPYSDFTRDKWDRCNGTDCLTPKGFTWSRIRLAEGVLVDFYNVHTNAGTTDADLTARRANISELSRFITANSAGNAVVVAGDTNTRYTRTGDNIRELLTANGLTDAWVQEERGGVPPAAGSPAITCSDETVSDACEVVDKILYRGNRYITLSLSRYSNENAAFRTADDKMLSDHYPIAADFQWSLNPALSLSDAFGGPHGTPFTDVATVPVTQRVTGVGIRTGSRVDQVGLTFADGTTFTHGGSGGTAQQLALAQGEYLKSVTLHSGQRDGHTRIFRVGFTTSTGRTLAGGSETGSAVTYTAPAGWQIAGFHGRAGDEIDSLGVIYTRVA; encoded by the coding sequence ATGAGGATGGCCCGATTGGCCGTGTGTGTTGCCGCCGGCTTGATCACGGCGGTGCTCCCGTGGACGCCGGCCGCCGCGGTGCAGGTGCCCGTGCAGGTGCCCGTGCAGGTTTCGGCGTCGAGCGGGACGTTCTCGGTGCTCAGCTACAACGTCGCCGGGCTGCCGGAAGGGCTGTCCAGTGGCAACCCCGAGGCGAACACCCCGGTCATCGGGCAGCGGATCAAGCCCTACGACGTGGTGCACGTGCAGGAGGACTTCAACTACCACGCCTCCCTGTACGCCAACGACACCCACCCGTACCGCACGCCCACCAGCGGCGGCGCCGCGTTCGGTGACGGGCTCAACACCCTGTCGAACTACCCGTACTCCGACTTCACCCGCGACAAGTGGGACCGGTGCAACGGCACGGACTGCCTGACCCCCAAGGGTTTCACCTGGTCGCGCATCCGCCTCGCCGAGGGGGTGCTGGTCGACTTCTACAACGTCCACACCAACGCGGGCACGACCGACGCCGACCTGACCGCCCGGCGCGCCAACATCAGTGAGCTGTCCCGGTTCATCACCGCCAACTCGGCGGGCAACGCGGTGGTCGTCGCGGGCGACACCAACACCCGCTACACCCGCACCGGCGACAACATCCGGGAGCTGCTCACCGCCAACGGCCTCACCGACGCCTGGGTGCAGGAGGAACGGGGCGGTGTGCCGCCCGCCGCCGGCAGCCCCGCGATCACGTGCAGCGACGAGACCGTCAGCGACGCGTGCGAGGTCGTGGACAAGATCCTCTACCGCGGCAACCGGTACATCACGCTGAGCTTGAGCCGGTACAGCAACGAGAACGCGGCCTTCCGCACGGCCGACGACAAGATGTTGTCCGACCACTACCCGATCGCGGCGGACTTCCAGTGGTCGCTCAACCCCGCCCTGTCGCTCAGCGACGCGTTCGGCGGACCGCACGGCACCCCGTTCACCGACGTGGCCACGGTTCCGGTCACGCAACGGGTCACCGGGGTGGGCATCCGCACGGGTTCGCGGGTCGACCAGGTCGGCCTCACCTTCGCCGACGGCACGACGTTCACGCACGGCGGCAGTGGCGGCACCGCGCAGCAGTTGGCGTTGGCGCAGGGGGAGTACCTGAAGTCGGTCACCCTGCACTCGGGGCAGCGCGACGGCCACACCAGGATCTTCCGCGTCGGCTTCACGACCAGCACCGGCCGCACGCTGGCCGGCGGCAGCGAGACCGGCAGTGCGGTCACCTACACCGCGCCCGCCGGGTGGCAGATCGCCGGGTTCCACGGGCGTGCCGGCGACGAGATCGACTCGCTCGGCGTGATCTACACGAGGGTCGCCTGA